DNA from Salinibacterium sp. dk2585:
TTGCTCATCGCGCTGCATGAGTTCGTCTAGCAGGAGGCGGCGCGTTTCGTCGGCCAGGGCCTTGTACACGTCGCTCATGCACTCATGATAGGCAAGTGCTCACTTGCCTGTCAAGCACTCGCTGTCGGGGCGCAAAGCTACGATTGCCGAATGACGATCATCGCCGCCGCCGACGGATCAGCACTCGGAAATCCAGGCCCCGCCGGCTGGGCCTGGTACGTCGACGACGGATGCTGGGACGCCGGCGGCTGGAAGCACGCCACCAACAACCAGGGCGAGCTGAAGGCCGTGCTCGAGCTCTTCCGCGCCACCGCACACGTCAACGAAGACCTGCTGGTGCTGTGCGATAGCCAGTACGTCATCAACTCGGTCACCAAGTGGATGCCCGGGTGGAAGCGCAAGGGCTGGCGCAAGGCCGACGGCTCCCCCGTCATGAACGTCGAGCTACTCAAGGAACTCGACGAGGCGCTCCAGGGTCGCGACTTCACCTTCGAGTGGGTCAAGGGCCACGTCGGCCACGAGCTCAACGAGGCAGCGGATGTCCGTGCCCGCGCGGTCGCGGAGGCCTACCGCCGCGGCACCCCCGTGCCGAGCGGCCCCGGCTTCACGGCGGGCCACACCATCAGCACCGAGGTGCGGCCCGAGGTCAGCGCTCC
Protein-coding regions in this window:
- a CDS encoding RNase H family protein, translated to MTIIAAADGSALGNPGPAGWAWYVDDGCWDAGGWKHATNNQGELKAVLELFRATAHVNEDLLVLCDSQYVINSVTKWMPGWKRKGWRKADGSPVMNVELLKELDEALQGRDFTFEWVKGHVGHELNEAADVRARAVAEAYRRGTPVPSGPGFTAGHTISTEVRPEVSAPRPTIDPAAELAGPERVGASFEEEDDALFSLDAPTWHPFTISLTEDEHERLLRRARDRGVTPEELLRGLI